TGTAGCTTTTGTAATTACCTGTATTCTAATTCTGATGCATttgtaaatacatatacatttgtatatatatagacTGCAAGTAAGAAATAACTAAAACACAGCTACACTGATGCTGACTACTGTCGTGAGCTGCTCTCATCCAGTTATTAGGAAGTCCCACTTGCAATTGTTTTATCTGCTTCCTAAATTACTGAAGTGAGTTCTGTGTACACAAATAAGAGATATGAACAAGTTGTATTTTTCCTCCCATATCAATGGTGCTATCCAGCCTCCTTTCACTGgggagaacagaaagaagacaATTGACAAGATCCTCAAGTGTAAACTCAATTTGCCTCCCTACCTCACACAAGAAGCCAGAGATCTGCTTAAAAAGGTAGGATTTTAATGAATGTGAGTACTACACGTGTATGtagaaaatagaaatgtaaTAGTACCAGTATGGCTATTCAGTCCAAGCTTATTTTATTCTAAGTCagtcagttttgttttgcatggTACAGAAAATGATTTTCCTTGAAAATACAACTGTTTTCTAACACATGCAGATTGTTTTGCATTCGTTCTGCATGGTATTCATTCAGATGATAATTCATGTCAAAACTAGTCTAGTCATAACCGTATaactaattttgcttttttggatATTTCTCATGAAGCTGctaaaaagaaatgctgcctCACGTCTAGGAGCTGGTCCTGGAGATGCTGGAGAAGTTCAGGTAACTTTGGCTTAACTTGAGAATTCTTAAATTACcttattgaaaataaaacagctttgAGGGTACATCGGGGAAGGAGAGTATGTCTGTCTTGAAGTGTAACGAGCAAAGAGGCAGCCCCATGTAACAGCTGATCAAAATGTGAATACTTTAAAGCTTAACGAAAGCAGCTGTCTACCTATTTGATAATTACAAGATTTGGAAAGTGACTTTTATCCTTTAGCCCTCTCTTCCAGTAAATCTTTTCTATTAGTTGCACAATGCTAATTGTACAGTCAACAATATAAGAGCGACGCTACCCTGGCAGTCTGACAAAAAAACCTGCCAGCCCCTGCATCTAGTGGAGCTTTTCCAAGGGAAAAGTGGCACTAGTTTGCATCCAGCATTGCATGGTTGGAAGTTAAGGCAGAGGCCTGATTCCTGTTGCTTCCagcttgatctttttttttgtggtatgATTAACAATGTATTAGAGTCctccttatttctgttttgataaTTTGTCATTAATGCAGTGTCATTATTTTTAGATACctaacatttgaaaaatattttgcatgtaAATTGGCTTTTTCTAatactttaaaggaaaacatgaaaggGACATATGCTGTTCGACCTGGAGGCATGCTATGAAttttcagctcttccagctATTCTGATGTAGGGCTGCAGAATATATTACACTAGACCCGCATGtgattttggaaagaaagacaCCACAGAGAAGGCTGAAAAAACGTGCTTGATTCTTGATTTATACCCAGAAGGCAAGTTATGACTCTGTGCTATTCCTCACCCTTATAGGCTCACCCATTCTTCCGACACATTAACTGGGATGAGCTGCTGGCACGAAAGGTGGAACCTCCTTTTAAACCCTTATTGGTATGTATTCAGAACACTATGAGATATTCCTTGTATCTTTAAGAAAAGGCCTTTAGTAAAGGTCCTGAACAATGTGGAATCTAACACTTACAAACGTTAATTCTTGCAAACTGGAGTGCTACTGGTTTCTGGTACTTTAGATAGTTAAATGCATCACCTTCAGGTACTGGTTCTCAGATTCACTCTTGTCAAAGATAGCAGATCTACCACCTGATCTATACTACctcatggtttttttttctcctgagaaCTGATGCTGtatcagcattaaaaaaaactttttaagTCTCCACAGAGCATGAAATACTGGCTGTCGTGAGCATGCTGTTCTGTCTTACTACTCTGTGGTCATGGTACTAATCCGTCACTGGAATAGGATCTTGTTTCTTTTACGTGAGAAGGTGTTAAAAATCAGCTAAGAGCTAATTTATCCTTCTGAGTCTCCTGGAGGAAGAAGGTTCTGCCTCAGTTTTAATTCCTCCTTCTTCTAAACTATAGGTTAAACAGACTTGTGAGTGCAGTTACCTCTGAATTTCTGCTTCTAAACATTATACAGTAAGTCAGTAAACATTATAGATGTTATAAATTCTAAACATTATACTGAGTAAGTCAGTACTCAGTTGAAACTAAGATGATAAATGGTTGCTAagcaaaactaaatgaaatCCCCTAATGAAGCATATTGTATGTTTGCTTACTAATGTTTACAATGCATCTTTTGTGTGTTATAGGCAGTAATTAAAGTTTCACGCAAACCAGTGATGTGATGAATAAGCCTCTATTACCCTATCTTGTATTTTCatagtgtgaggtgtctttttttttcccctctgggtACAGTTAGCTAGAGCAGCAATGGGTAGTGCTACCCTGATAGTTCCAGACTGCTCGAAAAATCTCATCTTAAACTGACACAGGCATCACTGGTGTTGAGCATACTGTAGCATGGGGACTGCAGACCTTTTATTCCTGCCATCTTGAGTGACATTCAAAATGACCTAAGACTTGATATTTCCAAGTGTATTATCTGAATATAGTTTGGGGTTTACCACTTATTAGCAAATTTTATGAAAATTACTTGCACAAACCAGATGGCTTTCAAAAACGTGCTTTCATGGTAGGGTGCAGGCCTGCATAAATGCATACATGTTGCCTTTTCAGTTACACTTATGAAGGATCTTGGAATTACGTCTGTTATTCTTTAAATTAAACCATATTCTTCATAGTCACTTATTCCAGAGTTCTCATCTGTCCCTAACAGTATAGACACCTCTGTATCTGCAAAAGCGGGATGAAATTATCTGGAGAGGCATCCCAAAACTACTAGTTGCAACAGTTCTATACTAGTTGTGACAAAGGCTGAACTTGCAAGAAACTGACATTGCATTTCTAAAAGTTTTTGTCTGTAatttgagatttattttttttttaaaaggcatcTTTTTAATTTGTGTTCCTTTTTGATCCATAATTTTTTGCCCCTCCCCCTTGCCTTTATTTCTCAGTGTCAGTGCCCATAGTGACCTCCCACTGGCAGCGACAGGATTCCGACACCTCTCCAGGGTTTTActacagcagagctctgccaaAAACCTATGGAATGAACTCCATCCAGAGGCTACACTGATCACCGCTAAGCCATTTGGTTGATATCTGTAATATAAACCCTTAATCATTTTGTTTTTGCAAAGCAATCTGAAGAGGATGTGAGCCAGTTTGATTCAAAGTTTACACGACAGACACCTGTTGATAGCCCAGATGACTCTACTCTCAGTGAAAGTGCCAACCAGGTCTTTCTGGTAAGTGAGCCAAGGTCAAGTGCATAAGGACTGTGGACAGGTATGTCGCGTTATTTGGGAACAGTAGGGCATATCAGCTAAATTAGCTCTACTGAATCTTAACACCTGATACTTGAAGCAAACTGTCATAATTTTAAACACCCATTCTGCAACAGATTTGAAATGTTCCAAGggctttgaaaatactttggtTATTGCTGACACTTTCTTTATACAGATAAAACGGCCAATGAATGTTGCTTACATTCTGAAATGTCAGCATTCTAATTCATAGTTGTGTtatgaacccaggacatgtcATTGCTTTCATAGTCCCACAGCAAGAACAGTGTCCATTCTATAGAGCAAAATTAATTGAGTATGCCTCTGGGAATCTGTGATATGAGTAGAAATAGCTGGGGTGTGCAGGCACCTGGATGAGGAACTTCCTAAAGTCCTGTTGTTTGCTTCAGGAAGTGAGTAGAAATTCTTATGTCTCCATTTACTCTTCCTTTTATAATTTTCATTCACTATTTCAGTCAAAAGTGCACAAGGTGAATCTTGCCTGGAAGTGACAGtgccttccttcctgttttGCAGGGTTTTACATATGTGGCTCCATCTGTACTTGAAAGCGTGAAAGAGAAATTTTCCTTTGAACCAAAAATCCGATCACCTCGCAGATTCATAGGTAGCCCCAGGACACCAGTCAGgtatctttttgctttttctttttacgcTCTCTTTTTTGTAATACGCTTTTCAGCAAGTACCTGAAATAGATCTGCGCTAGATCTTAGTTCTCAGTAAGCCCATCACTTACATCAGAAGTGCAGCATTGATGCTGTTCTAGAAACAACATTATTAGAGGCAAATCCATGGTGTCTGGCGCACAAGTACTAATTTGCTTGCTGTTCAGCACTGATGGAACCTCACAGTCTGGTGACTTTGATACACCAGCCTTCTAGAATTGTTTCACAACATCCTAAAGATGTCACTAAAGGATCATGTTAGtacaaaaaaatcccttctgcAGACATCTAGAAATATATCCTCACTACTCCAGTGAGAGTTTTACTTCACCAGAGATTGTGGTAGAAATGAGACATGGAAACTTTCTTAAACTTTTGGGACTGTAAGGAAGAATTAGAAATGCTTCTCAATAGGCATTTGAGTTCAGCTTCCTGCAGTGTAAAGGACATACCTTGGTGCTGTATCTTCATCtctgatttttatatttcttgttttaaagcCCTGTAAAGTTTTCCCCTGGGGAATTCTGGGGAAGAGGTGCTTCTGCCAGCGCATCAAATACTCAGACACCTGTGGAATATCCAATGGAGACAAGCGGAATAGAACAAATGGATGTGACAGTCTGTGGAGAGGCCTCGGCACCACTTCCAATCCGGCAACCAAACTCTGGGCCATACAAAAAACAAGCTTTTCCCATGATTTCGAAACGACCAGAGCACTTGCGCATGAATCTATGACAACACCATTTTTTTAAGCCTTTGAAGGTGGAAAACAAGGAACGGACATAAGCCCCCTTGATGTTGAAAGACGAGGGCTGGTATggtttacttttaaaaagtgaCAGTATCAAAGAGTCAGTCATTGCACAGAGCGacttggaaagcaaagcaaaacggatttttttttctgtcaatcAATGGTGCATAAAAACAAACTCTAGAAAATGGTATTGCAGAACTCTAGGCACATCATCTAACTGATTCGCAGTGACATCTTCTCACCTTATCAAGGATTTTTCAGCTTGATAGCTTGAAACTGACAGTATTAAGGGTCAGGATGTTGCTTCAGAATCACTGGTCTAGTCATGAATGTGTCAAGGAGGGTTAGCCCTTTCACTAGGCAAAATATGAAATGCCTACATGCTTGCATCTGAGGAAAAATTAGCATGCAAGCTTGGTTAAGCTGTTTCCTGCAATGGGGTGGAATCAAAGATGAAAGATAAAACTAATTGGTAGTTCACAGTCAAAACATAATGAgggttttttatatataaaaatatatatatttttcaaatagaTTTTTTGAATCAGCTCATTATGGAAAGTATCCCAAAATTAAAGTACAAAATAATTGGTTGCTGTGAAAAAAGCTCTAGTTCTGATTCTTCTCCGTATGAAACAGCAAATCAATAAGCGGATCACTAGATTACCAACTTGGCAATGTGGGGTGGGAGAGAACTGTTTCACTTGCTTACCCAGCTGAAATATCtgttcctgcaaaaagaaaCGGATCTAATCAAACGGCAGTGCTGCTATGTTCTAGGCTTAACTGGAAGCCATGGGCTCACACACGTGTCCTGCTTATTTCATCCTTGTCCTCAGCAGACATTTCACTGGGAAACATCACTTTTGTATACGCTAATCTTTAGATGGAGACAGCTGAATACGTTCACATTCTTATCCATATAAAAGATCAGGAAAAAGTGCATTGGAATACAAGATCAGTAGAAACGCACAGGAAGCACCACAGGAAAGACAGAATCTACATGctgttaagaaaataaacctttttctAACCAGTGGGTAAGAATttgaggatttcttttttttttttatcagatttTGCTGATGGGAGTTCCCTGCCAAGATACATTTCTAAATTTATCaacagtttttttttctatgctggGGCAATAAATTTGCTGATTGTATGAGAAAAGTGTTAAAGGGCCTTTCAGTGAATGTCTTCCACAGTGGGTCAGAACTTTAGCAACTTAATTTAGGAAACATGTTCTAAGGACACTATTTATGTTTTTGAAATTGTCACAATCTGTACAAATGATTTACAGgtacaaagaataaaataaaggtaACTTTATCTTACTTAAATACTTCCTGCCttaaagaaagcatttccaTGAACATAGCTGGTGAAAGGGTTAATATCTGCAGAGCTTTACACTAGTTAGCGTGTGTAtggtgtgtgcgtgtgtgtgtatatggTCATGCAACTGCATACAAGTCCTGTCACTTTTTGCCTGCCACACGTTGCATTATCTTTAGTCAAACTGTGCAAATTCTACTTCTAGTGTTTCACAACAGTAGGGATTTTTTAATAGATTCTGCTTACTCTGTGTATACTGAATCTTTTTGAGCCATAGGATCCAAGCCATAAAACTCTCTACCATGTTGAATCCAATCAGAGTGCTGTTTTCTCAAATGTGCAGGTCAGAGGGATTTACTGGTATTTTGTTGATACCAACAAAGAACCAACAGAAGATGGTTATGAGTGAGCAAAaagaagtacttttttttttaattcttcctaaCAAGGCTTTTGTTGGaaatttttttttgagttttacAAGGAAAATCAAGTTACCTTATAGTGACATAAACTGTCCTGGCAAGTTACTGCTTCTCATTGGGTAATAGCGCCACTAGTGACATGTTGTGAAACTGAAATCAAAGTGCTGATACGTGTTTGTATAATGCATACCTGCAAATATGCAACACTTGAAGCTGTGCCTCTCTGTGCCAGTTACTGACATCAGTTTCCCAACATGTTTACTGAGGATAAAGGAACTTCAGAAACAATATATGGTTTTTGATGCAGATCTCTCTTGGTCCTAGCTACAGCTAACAGTTGCTTTTTGGTTGGCTGGATGTTAATTGTCCAGTAGAATTGGTTTAATATGGCTGGCAAGAATGGCAAGAGTTGTTTGTCTGAGTTCACTGATTAATTACAACTACAGTTCatcagttttaaaagtaaatttcaTGTATGGACAAGGTTTCATCCCATAGATGATAAGTTTAATTCCCTACCataactgtgaaacttttggAGTGTGACTCAGACAGCAAGCACACACTATGCAATATGGTTTATCctgtatttatttgtaaaaatatCAGACATAGAtcctctatatatatatataatagtGTCAAAATTACTAGTCGTGAACTAAGGGGAGTGGAGTTCTAGCTCCTGTCTGGCTATTTCAGATAAGTGCAGAATGCATTGAATATTGGAGAGCTTAACAAGtgctttcttttgttcatttaaaaatgtcttaaattttTCATTAGAGTATagaatcttattttttttattttgtacaaGCTGCgcttttttaattataatcACTGAAAAATTCACTATAATTTGATTTTATAGGATTTTTGTAGCATTACAAAAATATAGTAAAACTGAGGTTAATACCTGTTGTGGCTAACCATATAAAAGTATTAAAACTTGAACAAAAGTcgtatttttttttactagatGTTACGTAGGAGACTGTTTTGTTCTGCAGGTCATTATCACAAAAGGTTCATAGGTCAGCTGTGTTACCAGCagtttttatttcccatttgaTGCAGAACCTATTCTGGTCTAAGTTACTCAGAATTCCATTCAGAACTCTGTGGGAGCGGTGCATACAATTTGATGCCATTCGTGTACTAAATTGTAATTTTGGGAATGCTGGAATAATTCCTACCAAGACTGTCTTAATTGTGCCATCTGACATTTGAATGTCATCCTGGTATTAGCTCAtaataaaagatgaaaataaatgagTCAATTGTTCTTTTGAATATCCCTTTTTGGGGGGGGTCTTCCTATCTAAAAGCTGAACTGCTGGAgggcatttaatttttaagtccACTCTAACTACACAGTTGATGTTTACTCTAGGTAACTTCCATTCTCTTACTGTTAATCAGGAAGTGCATCAAACACTGAGGGAGACTGCTGTTGTTTTTAGGATAGCTTCAGGGGTTTTGGGGTCCTGGCTGGCTCTTTAAAATCCTGTCTCTACAGCAGGACAGTCACTGTTTCAGCTGCCCAGTTTAAAGGGAAATCCTTTATCCtaagaggaaagggaggagaagtgATTAAGAACAAGACAAATTACTTATATAGTCTTCCTGCAGATCTTTGATGATATACTGTATGCAGTTcctatatatgaaatatataaacTTCCACAGATTGTTTTCTTCTAGATTAACTCGGCTTTGTAGCTGTCTTCAAGAAACAG
The Lathamus discolor isolate bLatDis1 chromosome 14, bLatDis1.hap1, whole genome shotgun sequence genome window above contains:
- the RPS6KB1 gene encoding ribosomal protein S6 kinase beta-1 isoform X2, translated to MDHGGVGQYDLGMEHCEKFEISETSVNRGPEKIRPECFELLRVLGKGGYGKVFQVRKVTGANTGKIFAMKVLKKAMIVRNAKDTAHTKAERNILEEVKHPFIVDLIYAFQTGGKLYLILEYLSGGELFMQLEREGIFMEDTACFYLAEISMALGHLHQKGIIYRDLKPENIMLNHQGHVKLTDFGLCKESIHDGTVTHTFCGTIEYMAPEILMRSGHNRAVDWWSLGALMYDMLTGAPPFTGENRKKTIDKILKCKLNLPPYLTQEARDLLKKLLKRNAASRLGAGPGDAGEVQAHPFFRHINWDELLARKVEPPFKPLLQSEEDVSQFDSKFTRQTPVDSPDDSTLSESANQVFLGFTYVAPSVLESVKEKFSFEPKIRSPRRFIGSPRTPVSPVKFSPGEFWGRGASASASNTQTPVEYPMETSGIEQMDVTVCGEASAPLPIRQPNSGPYKKQAFPMISKRPEHLRMNL